In Sciurus carolinensis chromosome 17, mSciCar1.2, whole genome shotgun sequence, one genomic interval encodes:
- the Il12rb1 gene encoding interleukin-12 receptor subunit beta-1 isoform X2, which translates to MRRLVAVLGLLLLLPGGQGAACGTSRCCFEDLPYPDVDSGSTSGPTDLACYRVASASQYECSWRYEGPTAGVSHFLRCCLHTGRCCYFEAGGETQLQFSDQDEVPVLHNVTLWVESRAGNRTEKSPSVSLKLYNWVRYDPPLGDIRVSRAAEQLRMEWESPGDRAQVQFQHRTPSSSWKLGDCGPQDASGLESCLCPLEVDMAQEFQLRRRRLLGSGAPGGPWSSWSSSVCIPPATLPRPEVSLSVQQLGHDGRRQLDVCGQPPQVALPEGCREAAPGAQVSYFVRLHMLSCSCKAKAVRTLRLGKELSLSSAAYDVAVFARSRFGRGPNKTWHVPAYTSPDPGPLNVSVGAEGTTLRWPARAPGTTYCIEWQPQDPEGSPAHCTLSAAQDQASAGAAAHTWSQAAGAMRQGGCHHIAILASTRPEKPTSWSTVLSTHYFGGNASMAGIPRHVSVRNHSRDSVSVDWSPSPLSTCPGVLKEYVVHCQDEDSHQVSERHVKPPQTQVTLRGLRAGAAYTVQVRADTAWLRGAWSQPQRFRTLQISTASIPLVSLGSFVSILLLGVLGYLGLNRATRYLWPPLPTPRVSTAVEFPGSQGKQPWQWPIPVDVPEEVSRRETLVVEVSWNTGEGTEPLEAKTKTELPWGVPEPARDTALSSEDKRQVPGGSEAKVLGPGRQDGPGSSPARAARLPLLLEDVRHRPPEFGDSWWRRRPEEEMGTPTSCSRRED; encoded by the exons GCTCCACCTCCGGCCCCACGGACCTGGCCTGCTATCGCGTAGCCAGCGCCAGTCAGTACGAATGCTCCTGGCGCTATGAGGGTCCCACGGCCGGGGTCAGCCACTTCCTGCGGTGCTG CCTGCACACGGGCCGCTGCTGCTACTTCGAGGCGGGCGGGGAGACCCAGCTGCAGTTCTCCGACCAGGACGAGGTGCCCGTGCTCCACAACGTCACGCTCTGGGTGGAGTCGCGGGCGGGGAACCGCACAGAGAAGTCGCCCAGCGTCTCCCTGAAGCTGTACAACTGGG TCAGATATGACCCTCCTCTGGGAGACATCAGGGTGTCCAGGGCAGCAGAGCAACTGAGGATGGAGTGGGAGAGCCCCGGGGACAGAGCCCAGGTGCAGTTCCAGCACCGGACACCAAGCAGCTCCTGGAAATTG GGTGACTGTGGACCTCAGGATGCTTCTGGCCTAG AGTCCTGCCTGTGTCCTCTGGAGGTGGACATGGCCCAGGAATTCCAGTTACGGCGACGGCGGCTGCTGGGGTCAGGTGCCCCAGGAGGTCCCTGGAGTAGCTGGAGCAGCTCTGTGTGCATCCCTCCTG CGACGCTCCCGCGGCCTGAAGTGAGTCTCTCGGTGCAACAACTGGGCCACGACGGGAGGAGGCAGCTGGACGTGTGTGGGCAG CCACCCCAGGTGGCGCTTCCAGAAGGCTGCCGCGAAGCCGCCCCTGGCGCCCAGGTGAGCTACTTCGTCCGGCTGCACATGCTGTCCTGCTCCTGTAAGGCCAAGGCCGTGAGGACCCTGCGCCTGGGGAAGGAGCTCTCCCTCTCCAGTGCCGCCTACGACGTGGCCGTCTTCGCCCGGAGTCGCTTCGGCCGGGGTCCCAACAAGACCTGGCATGTCCCTGCCTACACCAGCCCAG acccagggcccCTGAATGTCAGCGTCGGGGCTGAGGGGACCACCCTGCGCTGGCCGGCCCGGGCCCCGGGCACCACCTACTGCATCGAGTGGCAGCCGCAGGACCCGGAGGGCAGCCCTGCCCACTGCACGCTGAGTGCCGCCCAGGACCAGGCCTCCGCTGGAGCAG CCGCCCACACCTGGAGCCAAGCAGCGGGGGCCATGCGGCAGGGCGGGTGTCACCACATCGCCATCTTGGCCTCCACGCGCCCCGAGAAGCCCACCTCCTGGTCGACGGTCCTGTCCACCCACTACTTCGGGGGCAACG CCTCCATGGCCGGGATCCCGCGCCACGTCTCCGTGAGGAATCACAGCCGGGACTCGGTGTCTGTGGACTGGTCACCGTCGCCGCTGAGCACCTGCCCCGGTGTCCTGAAGGAGTATGTTGTGCACTGCCAAGACGAAGACAGCCACCAGGTGTCAG AGCGTCACGTGAAGCCCCCGCAGACCCAGGTCACCCTGCGGGGCCTGCGCGCCGGCGCGGCCTACACGGTGCAGGTGCGGGCGGACACGGCGTGGCTGCGGGGCGCCTGGAGCCAGCCCCAGCGCTTCCGCACCC TCCAGATTTCCACTGCGTCCATCCCGCTCGTGTCCCTGGGGAGCTTCGTGAGCATCCTCCTCCTGGGCGTCCTTGGGTACCTCGGCCTGAACAG GGCCACGCGGTACCTGTGGCCACCCCTGCCCACACCCCGTGTCAGCACTGCTGTGGAGTTCCCTGGCAGCCAAGGGAAGCAG CCCTGGCAGTGGCCCATCCCAGTGGATGTCCCTGAAGAGGTGTCCCGTCGAGAGACCTTGGTGGTGGAGGTGTCCTGGAACACAGGCGAGGGGACTGAGCCTCTGGAGGCGAAGACGAAGACGGAACTGCCCTGGGGGGTCCCAGAGCCAGCCCGGGACACGGCGCTGTCCTCGGAGGACAAGAGACAGGTGCCAGGAGGCTCGGAGGCCAAGGTCCTGGGGCCGGGCAGGCAGGACGGCCCGGGTAGCAGCCCCGCCCGGGCGGCTAGGCTCCCCTTGCTCCTGGAGGACGTGAGGCACAGACCCCCGGAGTTCGGTGACTCTTGGTGGAGGCGGAGGCCTGAGGAAGAAATGGGGACACCCACCTCGTGTTCCAGGCGGGAGGACTGA
- the Il12rb1 gene encoding interleukin-12 receptor subunit beta-1 isoform X3 produces the protein MRRLVAVLGLLLLLPGGQGAACGTSRCCFEDLPYPDVDSGSTSGPTDLACYRVASASQYECSWRYEGPTAGVSHFLRCCLHTGRCCYFEAGGETQLQFSDQDEVPVLHNVTLWVESRAGNRTEKSPSVSLKLYNWVRYDPPLGDIRVSRAAEQLRMEWESPGDRAQVQFQHRTPSSSWKLGDCGPQDASGLESCLCPLEVDMAQEFQLRRRRLLGSGAPGGPWSSWSSSVCIPPATLPRPEVSLSVQQLGHDGRRQLDVCGQPPQVALPEGCREAAPGAQVSYFVRLHMLSCSCKAKAVRTLRLGKELSLSSAAYDVAVFARSRFGRGPNKTWHVPAYTSPDPGPLNVSVGAEGTTLRWPARAPGTTYCIEWQPQDPEGSPAHCTLSAAQDQASAGAAAHTWSQAAGAMRQGGCHHIAILASTRPEKPTSWSTVLSTHYFGGNASMAGIPRHVSVRNHSRDSVSVDWSPSPLSTCPGVLKEYVVHCQDEDSHQVSERHVKPPQTQVTLRGLRAGAAYTVQVRADTAWLRGAWSQPQRFRTPNRSLEGPSLIPRQPELSRPRSPDFHCVHPARVPGELREHPPPGRPWVPRPEQPWQWPIPVDVPEEVSRRETLVVEVSWNTGEGTEPLEAKTKTELPWGVPEPARDTALSSEDKRQVPGGSEAKVLGPGRQDGPGSSPARAARLPLLLEDVRHRPPEFGDSWWRRRPEEEMGTPTSCSRRED, from the exons GCTCCACCTCCGGCCCCACGGACCTGGCCTGCTATCGCGTAGCCAGCGCCAGTCAGTACGAATGCTCCTGGCGCTATGAGGGTCCCACGGCCGGGGTCAGCCACTTCCTGCGGTGCTG CCTGCACACGGGCCGCTGCTGCTACTTCGAGGCGGGCGGGGAGACCCAGCTGCAGTTCTCCGACCAGGACGAGGTGCCCGTGCTCCACAACGTCACGCTCTGGGTGGAGTCGCGGGCGGGGAACCGCACAGAGAAGTCGCCCAGCGTCTCCCTGAAGCTGTACAACTGGG TCAGATATGACCCTCCTCTGGGAGACATCAGGGTGTCCAGGGCAGCAGAGCAACTGAGGATGGAGTGGGAGAGCCCCGGGGACAGAGCCCAGGTGCAGTTCCAGCACCGGACACCAAGCAGCTCCTGGAAATTG GGTGACTGTGGACCTCAGGATGCTTCTGGCCTAG AGTCCTGCCTGTGTCCTCTGGAGGTGGACATGGCCCAGGAATTCCAGTTACGGCGACGGCGGCTGCTGGGGTCAGGTGCCCCAGGAGGTCCCTGGAGTAGCTGGAGCAGCTCTGTGTGCATCCCTCCTG CGACGCTCCCGCGGCCTGAAGTGAGTCTCTCGGTGCAACAACTGGGCCACGACGGGAGGAGGCAGCTGGACGTGTGTGGGCAG CCACCCCAGGTGGCGCTTCCAGAAGGCTGCCGCGAAGCCGCCCCTGGCGCCCAGGTGAGCTACTTCGTCCGGCTGCACATGCTGTCCTGCTCCTGTAAGGCCAAGGCCGTGAGGACCCTGCGCCTGGGGAAGGAGCTCTCCCTCTCCAGTGCCGCCTACGACGTGGCCGTCTTCGCCCGGAGTCGCTTCGGCCGGGGTCCCAACAAGACCTGGCATGTCCCTGCCTACACCAGCCCAG acccagggcccCTGAATGTCAGCGTCGGGGCTGAGGGGACCACCCTGCGCTGGCCGGCCCGGGCCCCGGGCACCACCTACTGCATCGAGTGGCAGCCGCAGGACCCGGAGGGCAGCCCTGCCCACTGCACGCTGAGTGCCGCCCAGGACCAGGCCTCCGCTGGAGCAG CCGCCCACACCTGGAGCCAAGCAGCGGGGGCCATGCGGCAGGGCGGGTGTCACCACATCGCCATCTTGGCCTCCACGCGCCCCGAGAAGCCCACCTCCTGGTCGACGGTCCTGTCCACCCACTACTTCGGGGGCAACG CCTCCATGGCCGGGATCCCGCGCCACGTCTCCGTGAGGAATCACAGCCGGGACTCGGTGTCTGTGGACTGGTCACCGTCGCCGCTGAGCACCTGCCCCGGTGTCCTGAAGGAGTATGTTGTGCACTGCCAAGACGAAGACAGCCACCAGGTGTCAG AGCGTCACGTGAAGCCCCCGCAGACCCAGGTCACCCTGCGGGGCCTGCGCGCCGGCGCGGCCTACACGGTGCAGGTGCGGGCGGACACGGCGTGGCTGCGGGGCGCCTGGAGCCAGCCCCAGCGCTTCCGCACCC CAAACAGAAGCCTGGAGGGGCCCTCCCTCATCCCCCGCCAACCCGAGCTCTCCCGCCCCAGAAGTCCAGATTTCCACTGCGTCCATCCCGCTCGTGTCCCTGGGGAGCTTCGTGAGCATCCTCCTCCTGGGCGTCCTTGGGTACCTCGGCCTGAACAG CCCTGGCAGTGGCCCATCCCAGTGGATGTCCCTGAAGAGGTGTCCCGTCGAGAGACCTTGGTGGTGGAGGTGTCCTGGAACACAGGCGAGGGGACTGAGCCTCTGGAGGCGAAGACGAAGACGGAACTGCCCTGGGGGGTCCCAGAGCCAGCCCGGGACACGGCGCTGTCCTCGGAGGACAAGAGACAGGTGCCAGGAGGCTCGGAGGCCAAGGTCCTGGGGCCGGGCAGGCAGGACGGCCCGGGTAGCAGCCCCGCCCGGGCGGCTAGGCTCCCCTTGCTCCTGGAGGACGTGAGGCACAGACCCCCGGAGTTCGGTGACTCTTGGTGGAGGCGGAGGCCTGAGGAAGAAATGGGGACACCCACCTCGTGTTCCAGGCGGGAGGACTGA
- the Il12rb1 gene encoding interleukin-12 receptor subunit beta-1 isoform X1: MRRLVAVLGLLLLLPGGQGAACGTSRCCFEDLPYPDVDSGSTSGPTDLACYRVASASQYECSWRYEGPTAGVSHFLRCCLHTGRCCYFEAGGETQLQFSDQDEVPVLHNVTLWVESRAGNRTEKSPSVSLKLYNWVRYDPPLGDIRVSRAAEQLRMEWESPGDRAQVQFQHRTPSSSWKLGDCGPQDASGLESCLCPLEVDMAQEFQLRRRRLLGSGAPGGPWSSWSSSVCIPPATLPRPEVSLSVQQLGHDGRRQLDVCGQPPQVALPEGCREAAPGAQVSYFVRLHMLSCSCKAKAVRTLRLGKELSLSSAAYDVAVFARSRFGRGPNKTWHVPAYTSPDPGPLNVSVGAEGTTLRWPARAPGTTYCIEWQPQDPEGSPAHCTLSAAQDQASAGAAAHTWSQAAGAMRQGGCHHIAILASTRPEKPTSWSTVLSTHYFGGNASMAGIPRHVSVRNHSRDSVSVDWSPSPLSTCPGVLKEYVVHCQDEDSHQVSERHVKPPQTQVTLRGLRAGAAYTVQVRADTAWLRGAWSQPQRFRTQVQISTASIPLVSLGSFVSILLLGVLGYLGLNRATRYLWPPLPTPRVSTAVEFPGSQGKQPWQWPIPVDVPEEVSRRETLVVEVSWNTGEGTEPLEAKTKTELPWGVPEPARDTALSSEDKRQVPGGSEAKVLGPGRQDGPGSSPARAARLPLLLEDVRHRPPEFGDSWWRRRPEEEMGTPTSCSRRED; this comes from the exons GCTCCACCTCCGGCCCCACGGACCTGGCCTGCTATCGCGTAGCCAGCGCCAGTCAGTACGAATGCTCCTGGCGCTATGAGGGTCCCACGGCCGGGGTCAGCCACTTCCTGCGGTGCTG CCTGCACACGGGCCGCTGCTGCTACTTCGAGGCGGGCGGGGAGACCCAGCTGCAGTTCTCCGACCAGGACGAGGTGCCCGTGCTCCACAACGTCACGCTCTGGGTGGAGTCGCGGGCGGGGAACCGCACAGAGAAGTCGCCCAGCGTCTCCCTGAAGCTGTACAACTGGG TCAGATATGACCCTCCTCTGGGAGACATCAGGGTGTCCAGGGCAGCAGAGCAACTGAGGATGGAGTGGGAGAGCCCCGGGGACAGAGCCCAGGTGCAGTTCCAGCACCGGACACCAAGCAGCTCCTGGAAATTG GGTGACTGTGGACCTCAGGATGCTTCTGGCCTAG AGTCCTGCCTGTGTCCTCTGGAGGTGGACATGGCCCAGGAATTCCAGTTACGGCGACGGCGGCTGCTGGGGTCAGGTGCCCCAGGAGGTCCCTGGAGTAGCTGGAGCAGCTCTGTGTGCATCCCTCCTG CGACGCTCCCGCGGCCTGAAGTGAGTCTCTCGGTGCAACAACTGGGCCACGACGGGAGGAGGCAGCTGGACGTGTGTGGGCAG CCACCCCAGGTGGCGCTTCCAGAAGGCTGCCGCGAAGCCGCCCCTGGCGCCCAGGTGAGCTACTTCGTCCGGCTGCACATGCTGTCCTGCTCCTGTAAGGCCAAGGCCGTGAGGACCCTGCGCCTGGGGAAGGAGCTCTCCCTCTCCAGTGCCGCCTACGACGTGGCCGTCTTCGCCCGGAGTCGCTTCGGCCGGGGTCCCAACAAGACCTGGCATGTCCCTGCCTACACCAGCCCAG acccagggcccCTGAATGTCAGCGTCGGGGCTGAGGGGACCACCCTGCGCTGGCCGGCCCGGGCCCCGGGCACCACCTACTGCATCGAGTGGCAGCCGCAGGACCCGGAGGGCAGCCCTGCCCACTGCACGCTGAGTGCCGCCCAGGACCAGGCCTCCGCTGGAGCAG CCGCCCACACCTGGAGCCAAGCAGCGGGGGCCATGCGGCAGGGCGGGTGTCACCACATCGCCATCTTGGCCTCCACGCGCCCCGAGAAGCCCACCTCCTGGTCGACGGTCCTGTCCACCCACTACTTCGGGGGCAACG CCTCCATGGCCGGGATCCCGCGCCACGTCTCCGTGAGGAATCACAGCCGGGACTCGGTGTCTGTGGACTGGTCACCGTCGCCGCTGAGCACCTGCCCCGGTGTCCTGAAGGAGTATGTTGTGCACTGCCAAGACGAAGACAGCCACCAGGTGTCAG AGCGTCACGTGAAGCCCCCGCAGACCCAGGTCACCCTGCGGGGCCTGCGCGCCGGCGCGGCCTACACGGTGCAGGTGCGGGCGGACACGGCGTGGCTGCGGGGCGCCTGGAGCCAGCCCCAGCGCTTCCGCACCC AAGTCCAGATTTCCACTGCGTCCATCCCGCTCGTGTCCCTGGGGAGCTTCGTGAGCATCCTCCTCCTGGGCGTCCTTGGGTACCTCGGCCTGAACAG GGCCACGCGGTACCTGTGGCCACCCCTGCCCACACCCCGTGTCAGCACTGCTGTGGAGTTCCCTGGCAGCCAAGGGAAGCAG CCCTGGCAGTGGCCCATCCCAGTGGATGTCCCTGAAGAGGTGTCCCGTCGAGAGACCTTGGTGGTGGAGGTGTCCTGGAACACAGGCGAGGGGACTGAGCCTCTGGAGGCGAAGACGAAGACGGAACTGCCCTGGGGGGTCCCAGAGCCAGCCCGGGACACGGCGCTGTCCTCGGAGGACAAGAGACAGGTGCCAGGAGGCTCGGAGGCCAAGGTCCTGGGGCCGGGCAGGCAGGACGGCCCGGGTAGCAGCCCCGCCCGGGCGGCTAGGCTCCCCTTGCTCCTGGAGGACGTGAGGCACAGACCCCCGGAGTTCGGTGACTCTTGGTGGAGGCGGAGGCCTGAGGAAGAAATGGGGACACCCACCTCGTGTTCCAGGCGGGAGGACTGA
- the Il12rb1 gene encoding interleukin-12 receptor subunit beta-1 isoform X4, with product MRRLVAVLGLLLLLPGGQGAACGTSRCCFEDLPYPDVDSGSTSGPTDLACYRVASASQYECSWRYEGPTAGVSHFLRCCLHTGRCCYFEAGGETQLQFSDQDEVPVLHNVTLWVESRAGNRTEKSPSVSLKLYNWVRYDPPLGDIRVSRAAEQLRMEWESPGDRAQVQFQHRTPSSSWKLGDCGPQDASGLESCLCPLEVDMAQEFQLRRRRLLGSGAPGGPWSSWSSSVCIPPATLPRPEVSLSVQQLGHDGRRQLDVCGQPPQVALPEGCREAAPGAQVSYFVRLHMLSCSCKAKAVRTLRLGKELSLSSAAYDVAVFARSRFGRGPNKTWHVPAYTSPDPGPLNVSVGAEGTTLRWPARAPGTTYCIEWQPQDPEGSPAHCTLSAAQDQASAGAAAHTWSQAAGAMRQGGCHHIAILASTRPEKPTSWSTVLSTHYFGGNASMAGIPRHVSVRNHSRDSVSVDWSPSPLSTCPGVLKEYVVHCQDEDSHQVSERHVKPPQTQVTLRGLRAGAAYTVQVRADTAWLRGAWSQPQRFRTQVQISTASIPLVSLGSFVSILLLGVLGYLGLNSPGSGPSQWMSLKRCPVERPWWWRCPGTQARGLSLWRRRRRRNCPGGSQSQPGTRRCPRRTRDRCQEARRPRSWGRAGRTARVAAPPGRLGSPCSWRT from the exons GCTCCACCTCCGGCCCCACGGACCTGGCCTGCTATCGCGTAGCCAGCGCCAGTCAGTACGAATGCTCCTGGCGCTATGAGGGTCCCACGGCCGGGGTCAGCCACTTCCTGCGGTGCTG CCTGCACACGGGCCGCTGCTGCTACTTCGAGGCGGGCGGGGAGACCCAGCTGCAGTTCTCCGACCAGGACGAGGTGCCCGTGCTCCACAACGTCACGCTCTGGGTGGAGTCGCGGGCGGGGAACCGCACAGAGAAGTCGCCCAGCGTCTCCCTGAAGCTGTACAACTGGG TCAGATATGACCCTCCTCTGGGAGACATCAGGGTGTCCAGGGCAGCAGAGCAACTGAGGATGGAGTGGGAGAGCCCCGGGGACAGAGCCCAGGTGCAGTTCCAGCACCGGACACCAAGCAGCTCCTGGAAATTG GGTGACTGTGGACCTCAGGATGCTTCTGGCCTAG AGTCCTGCCTGTGTCCTCTGGAGGTGGACATGGCCCAGGAATTCCAGTTACGGCGACGGCGGCTGCTGGGGTCAGGTGCCCCAGGAGGTCCCTGGAGTAGCTGGAGCAGCTCTGTGTGCATCCCTCCTG CGACGCTCCCGCGGCCTGAAGTGAGTCTCTCGGTGCAACAACTGGGCCACGACGGGAGGAGGCAGCTGGACGTGTGTGGGCAG CCACCCCAGGTGGCGCTTCCAGAAGGCTGCCGCGAAGCCGCCCCTGGCGCCCAGGTGAGCTACTTCGTCCGGCTGCACATGCTGTCCTGCTCCTGTAAGGCCAAGGCCGTGAGGACCCTGCGCCTGGGGAAGGAGCTCTCCCTCTCCAGTGCCGCCTACGACGTGGCCGTCTTCGCCCGGAGTCGCTTCGGCCGGGGTCCCAACAAGACCTGGCATGTCCCTGCCTACACCAGCCCAG acccagggcccCTGAATGTCAGCGTCGGGGCTGAGGGGACCACCCTGCGCTGGCCGGCCCGGGCCCCGGGCACCACCTACTGCATCGAGTGGCAGCCGCAGGACCCGGAGGGCAGCCCTGCCCACTGCACGCTGAGTGCCGCCCAGGACCAGGCCTCCGCTGGAGCAG CCGCCCACACCTGGAGCCAAGCAGCGGGGGCCATGCGGCAGGGCGGGTGTCACCACATCGCCATCTTGGCCTCCACGCGCCCCGAGAAGCCCACCTCCTGGTCGACGGTCCTGTCCACCCACTACTTCGGGGGCAACG CCTCCATGGCCGGGATCCCGCGCCACGTCTCCGTGAGGAATCACAGCCGGGACTCGGTGTCTGTGGACTGGTCACCGTCGCCGCTGAGCACCTGCCCCGGTGTCCTGAAGGAGTATGTTGTGCACTGCCAAGACGAAGACAGCCACCAGGTGTCAG AGCGTCACGTGAAGCCCCCGCAGACCCAGGTCACCCTGCGGGGCCTGCGCGCCGGCGCGGCCTACACGGTGCAGGTGCGGGCGGACACGGCGTGGCTGCGGGGCGCCTGGAGCCAGCCCCAGCGCTTCCGCACCC AAGTCCAGATTTCCACTGCGTCCATCCCGCTCGTGTCCCTGGGGAGCTTCGTGAGCATCCTCCTCCTGGGCGTCCTTGGGTACCTCGGCCTGAACAG CCCTGGCAGTGGCCCATCCCAGTGGATGTCCCTGAAGAGGTGTCCCGTCGAGAGACCTTGGTGGTGGAGGTGTCCTGGAACACAGGCGAGGGGACTGAGCCTCTGGAGGCGAAGACGAAGACGGAACTGCCCTGGGGGGTCCCAGAGCCAGCCCGGGACACGGCGCTGTCCTCGGAGGACAAGAGACAGGTGCCAGGAGGCTCGGAGGCCAAGGTCCTGGGGCCGGGCAGGCAGGACGGCCCGGGTAGCAGCCCCGCCCGGGCGGCTAGGCTCCCCTTGCTCCTGGAGGACGTGA
- the Il12rb1 gene encoding interleukin-12 receptor subunit beta-1 isoform X5: protein MRRLVAVLGLLLLLPGGQGAACGTSRCCFEDLPYPDVDSGSTSGPTDLACYRVASASQYECSWRYEGPTAGVSHFLRCCLHTGRCCYFEAGGETQLQFSDQDEVPVLHNVTLWVESRAGNRTEKSPSVSLKLYNWVRYDPPLGDIRVSRAAEQLRMEWESPGDRAQVQFQHRTPSSSWKLGDCGPQDASGLESCLCPLEVDMAQEFQLRRRRLLGSGAPGGPWSSWSSSVCIPPATLPRPEVSLSVQQLGHDGRRQLDVCGQPPQVALPEGCREAAPGAQVSYFVRLHMLSCSCKAKAVRTLRLGKELSLSSAAYDVAVFARSRFGRGPNKTWHVPAYTSPDPGPLNVSVGAEGTTLRWPARAPGTTYCIEWQPQDPEGSPAHCTLSAAQDQASAGAAAHTWSQAAGAMRQGGCHHIAILASTRPEKPTSWSTVLSTHYFGGNASMAGIPRHVSVRNHSRDSVSVDWSPSPLSTCPGVLKEYVVHCQDEDSHQVSERHVKPPQTQVTLRGLRAGAAYTVQVRADTAWLRGAWSQPQRFRTPNRSLEGPSLIPRQPELSRPRSPDFHCVHPARVPGELREHPPPGRPWVPRPEQGHAVPVATPAHTPCQHCCGVPWQPREAALAVAHPSGCP, encoded by the exons GCTCCACCTCCGGCCCCACGGACCTGGCCTGCTATCGCGTAGCCAGCGCCAGTCAGTACGAATGCTCCTGGCGCTATGAGGGTCCCACGGCCGGGGTCAGCCACTTCCTGCGGTGCTG CCTGCACACGGGCCGCTGCTGCTACTTCGAGGCGGGCGGGGAGACCCAGCTGCAGTTCTCCGACCAGGACGAGGTGCCCGTGCTCCACAACGTCACGCTCTGGGTGGAGTCGCGGGCGGGGAACCGCACAGAGAAGTCGCCCAGCGTCTCCCTGAAGCTGTACAACTGGG TCAGATATGACCCTCCTCTGGGAGACATCAGGGTGTCCAGGGCAGCAGAGCAACTGAGGATGGAGTGGGAGAGCCCCGGGGACAGAGCCCAGGTGCAGTTCCAGCACCGGACACCAAGCAGCTCCTGGAAATTG GGTGACTGTGGACCTCAGGATGCTTCTGGCCTAG AGTCCTGCCTGTGTCCTCTGGAGGTGGACATGGCCCAGGAATTCCAGTTACGGCGACGGCGGCTGCTGGGGTCAGGTGCCCCAGGAGGTCCCTGGAGTAGCTGGAGCAGCTCTGTGTGCATCCCTCCTG CGACGCTCCCGCGGCCTGAAGTGAGTCTCTCGGTGCAACAACTGGGCCACGACGGGAGGAGGCAGCTGGACGTGTGTGGGCAG CCACCCCAGGTGGCGCTTCCAGAAGGCTGCCGCGAAGCCGCCCCTGGCGCCCAGGTGAGCTACTTCGTCCGGCTGCACATGCTGTCCTGCTCCTGTAAGGCCAAGGCCGTGAGGACCCTGCGCCTGGGGAAGGAGCTCTCCCTCTCCAGTGCCGCCTACGACGTGGCCGTCTTCGCCCGGAGTCGCTTCGGCCGGGGTCCCAACAAGACCTGGCATGTCCCTGCCTACACCAGCCCAG acccagggcccCTGAATGTCAGCGTCGGGGCTGAGGGGACCACCCTGCGCTGGCCGGCCCGGGCCCCGGGCACCACCTACTGCATCGAGTGGCAGCCGCAGGACCCGGAGGGCAGCCCTGCCCACTGCACGCTGAGTGCCGCCCAGGACCAGGCCTCCGCTGGAGCAG CCGCCCACACCTGGAGCCAAGCAGCGGGGGCCATGCGGCAGGGCGGGTGTCACCACATCGCCATCTTGGCCTCCACGCGCCCCGAGAAGCCCACCTCCTGGTCGACGGTCCTGTCCACCCACTACTTCGGGGGCAACG CCTCCATGGCCGGGATCCCGCGCCACGTCTCCGTGAGGAATCACAGCCGGGACTCGGTGTCTGTGGACTGGTCACCGTCGCCGCTGAGCACCTGCCCCGGTGTCCTGAAGGAGTATGTTGTGCACTGCCAAGACGAAGACAGCCACCAGGTGTCAG AGCGTCACGTGAAGCCCCCGCAGACCCAGGTCACCCTGCGGGGCCTGCGCGCCGGCGCGGCCTACACGGTGCAGGTGCGGGCGGACACGGCGTGGCTGCGGGGCGCCTGGAGCCAGCCCCAGCGCTTCCGCACCC CAAACAGAAGCCTGGAGGGGCCCTCCCTCATCCCCCGCCAACCCGAGCTCTCCCGCCCCAGAAGTCCAGATTTCCACTGCGTCCATCCCGCTCGTGTCCCTGGGGAGCTTCGTGAGCATCCTCCTCCTGGGCGTCCTTGGGTACCTCGGCCTGAACAG GGCCACGCGGTACCTGTGGCCACCCCTGCCCACACCCCGTGTCAGCACTGCTGTGGAGTTCCCTGGCAGCCAAGGGAAGCAG CCCTGGCAGTGGCCCATCCCAGTGGATGTCCCTGA